One window from the genome of Magnolia sinica isolate HGM2019 chromosome 4, MsV1, whole genome shotgun sequence encodes:
- the LOC131242515 gene encoding uncharacterized protein LOC131242515 produces the protein MEALLSQFSLLARQALEDKSFDPTRIEELMELFESEAYQSWAAMEAEGQKEVQEAEISMREAEDYLNSLMDTAMDDFERFSKELDRSSKAELSGLTRAADAVKKSGDLLGNSMTVASKKYMDAALLAATASMKTAWNGFSNTSSKVHPS, from the coding sequence ATGGAAGCTCTACTCTCCCAGTTCTCCCTTCTGGCCAGGCAAGCATTGGAAGACAAGTCCTTCGACCCCACCAGGATCGAAGAGCTCATGGAGCTCTTCGagagtgaggcctaccaatcatGGGCCGCCATGGAAGCCGAGGGCCAGAAGGAGGTCCAAGAGGCGGAGATATCGATGAGAGAAGCCGAGGATTATCTCAATTCGCTGATGGACACTGCAATGGACGACTTCGAGAGGTTCAGCAAGGAACTCGACCGATCTTCCAAGGCCGAGCTGTCAGGCCTGACTCGGGCTGCAGACGCTGTGAAGAAATCCGGGGATCTGCTTGGGAATTCGATGACCGTTGCTTCGAAGAAGTACATGGACGCAGCGCTCCTAGCGGCCACTGCTTCGATGAAAACGGCGTGGAATGGATTCTCTAACACTTCTTCTAAGGTTCATCCTTCTTAG